In a genomic window of Pangasianodon hypophthalmus isolate fPanHyp1 chromosome 1, fPanHyp1.pri, whole genome shotgun sequence:
- the inpp5b gene encoding type II inositol 1,4,5-trisphosphate 5-phosphatase isoform X2, giving the protein MSDTGGYVDRSHTAHKEHKHASTSTKTIRGESLHESQEREKVEVRNELVRSSQHTVSNKAQMLTMPQFGLRDNLVKCELLKKEETYTYIENFNFFLGTYNVNGQTPKESLRTWLGSTSQPPDLYCLGFQELDLSKEAFFFNDTPREQEWMKAVSDGLHPDAKYALIKLVRLVGIMLLFYVKKEHAKYISEVEAETVGTGIMGRMGNKGAVAISFKFHNSDICVVNSHLAAHIEEYERRNQDYKDICSRMLFRQLDLTLPPLTIMKHSVVLWIGDLNYRISDLEVDHVKYLILKGDFETLHSHDQLKRQMDEEAVFVGFMEGEIDFQPTYKYDTGSDEWDSSEKCRVPAWCDRILWRGKNITQLSYQSHMTVRNSDHKPVSSLLEIGIKVVNEEIYKRTFEDIVRSLDKLENECIPSVSLSQREFHFNNVKFMQHQAQTLTLHNDGQVPCQFEFIQKLDEPAYCKPWLTANPPKGFVAQGASVDIDLEVFVNRSTAPELNSGQQKLEDILVLHLERGKDYFISITGSYLPSCFGSSIHMLCQLREPIQEMPLETIHKLNLSPSETSSPDTEKALDIPKEIWMMVDHLYRNASKQEDIFQQPGLRSEFEEIRDCLDTGSLDFLPGSNHSVAEALLLFLDALPEPVVPYSLYQQSLDYCYSSSQCKQIISMLPQCHKNVFNYLTAFLRELLKNSAQNRLDVNILATIFAALMLRSPTKQDILEKRKAKEFFQHFLVQESH; this is encoded by the exons ACAGATCCCACACTGCACACAAAGAACACAAACACGCCAGTACCAGCACGAAGACGATCAGAGGAGAGAGTCTCCATGAGAG ccaggagagagagaaagtggaagtAAGGAATGAGCTGGTTCGCTCGTCTCAACACACTGTATCCAACAAAGCCCAGATGCTCACCATGCCCCAGTTTGGCCTACGTGACAACCTCGTCAAGTGTGAGCTCCTTAAGAAAGAGGAAACTTACACCTACATTGAAAACTTCAA CTTCTTCCTGGGTACATACAACGTAAATGGGCAGACGCCGAAGGAGTCTTTGCGCACATGGCTGGGTTCCACTTCTCAGCCTCCTGATCTCTACTGTTTAGG GTTCCAAGAGCTGGATCTAAGTAAGGAggcatttttctttaatgacaCACCCAGGGAGCAAGAATGGATGAAGGCTGTATCGGACGGCCTTCACCCAGACGCCAAGTATGCCTTA ATAAAGCTGGTACGGCTGGTGGGGATCATGCTGCTCTTCTATGTGAAGAAGGAACATGCTAAGTACATCTCTGAGGTGGAGGCAGAGACTGTGGGCACAGGCATCATGGGAAGAATG GGTAATAAAGGGGCTGTAGCAATTAGCTTCAAATTCCACAATTCAGACATCTGCGTGGTGAACTCCCATCTAGCAGCTCATATCGAGGAGTACGAGAGAAGGAATCAGGACTACAAGGACATCTGCAGCAGGATGCTCTTCAGACAGCTTGACCTGACACTTCCTCCACTCACCATCATGAAGCACAG TGTTGTCCTGTGGATTGGTGATTTGAATTATCGAATAAGTGACCTTGAGGTTGACCATGTAAAGTATCTGATATTGAAAGGGGATTTTGAAACACTTCACAGTCATGATCAG CTGAAGAGGCAAATGGATGAAGAAGCTGTGTTTGTTGGCTTTATGGAAGGTGAGATCGATTTCCAACCAACATACAAGTATGATACTGGCTCAGATGAATGGGACTCCAG TGAGAAGTGTCGAGTCCCAGCCTGGTGTGATCGTATTCTGTGGCGAGGGAAGAACATAACCCAGCTGAGTTACCAGAGTCACATGACTGTGAGAAACAGTGACCACAAGCCTGTCAGCTCCCTGCTGGAAATAGGG ATCAAAGTGGTGAATGAAGAAATCTATAAAAGGACATTTGAGGATATAGTGCGGTCTCTGGACAAGCTGGAGAATGAGTGTATTCCATCAGTTTCTCTGTCACAGCGAGAG TTCCACTTCAACAATGTGAAGTTCATGCAGCATCAAGCACAAACTCTGACACTTCACAATGACGGACAGGTACCATGTCAGTTTGAGTTCATACAGAAGCTGGATGAGCCAGCCTACTGCAAGCCCTGGCTCACGGCCAACCCACCCAAGGGCTTTGTGGCCCAAG GGGCCAGTGTGGACATTGACCTGGAGGTGTTTGTGAATCGCTCTACCGCTCCGGAGTTGAACTCGGGCCAGCAGAAGCTTGAGGACATTCTCGTGCTGCACCTGGAGAGGGGCAAAGATTACTTTATCTCCATCACAGGCTCCTACTTGCCAAGCTGTTTCGGCTCATCCATCCACATGCTCTGCCAGTTGAGGGAGCCAATCCAGGAAATGCCTCTGGAGACCATCCACAAACTA AACTTGTCACCCAGCGAGACAAGCAGCCCAGACACTGAAAAGGCTTTAGACATTCCAAAAGAAATATGGATGATGGTGGACCATCTCTACCGTAATGCCAGCAAACAG GAAGACATCTTTCAGCAGCCAGGACTACGCAGTGAATTTGAGGAGATCAGGGACTGCTTAGACACAGGCTCACTTGACTTTCTCC CTGGAAGTAACCACTCTGTGGCTGAAGCCCTGCTTCTGTTCCTTGATGCCCTTCCTGAACCAGTGGTCCCTTACTCTCTGTACCAACAAAGCCTGGACTACTGCTACAGCAGCAGCCAGTGTAAACAG ATTATTTCTATGTTACCTCAGTgccataaaaatgtttttaactatTTAACGGCATTTCTCCGGGAGTTGTTGAAGAACTCTGCACAGAATCGGCTGGACGTCAACATTTTAG CCACAATATTTGCTGCCTTAATGCTAAGGTCCCCCACAAAGCAAGACATTTTGGAGAAAAGGAAAGCAAAGGAgtttttccagcattttctgGTCCAAGAATCCCATTAA